Within Halopelagius longus, the genomic segment CGTTCGACGGTGCCGACGGGTTCGTGGTCGGCGGCGCGGAGGAACTGCGCGAGTCTGTCGTCGCGGACGAACGAGTCGGGGACGGCGGCGGCGTCTTTCGACCGAGGGGCCGTCCGCACGTCGGTGTCGTTCCCGCGGTGGGTCCTGACGTGCATCGTCTCGCCGTCGAGGAACACCTCCCTGTCGGGGCCGGACGTGTTCACGTCGTACCGAACGCGAGAGCGGTCGGCGGTGGCCCGCACGGACTCGTCGCCACCGATACTGTTCGTCCGCAGGGCGAACCCCTCGCCGTAGAGTGCGGCGCGGTTCGCGTCGATGAGGGCGTCCGCGTCGACGCCCGACTCGGAGACGCCCGGCGGGAGCTCCTCGGGGAGCGACTCCGACGGCGACACCCACTCGCTCCCGGCGGTGGGCGAGTCCGAGAGTGCGTTACACCCCGAGAGGACGAGGAGGAGGGCGACTGCGACAGTGACGGTGGAGGTTCGGGGACGCACGGAGAGAAGTGACATTTCGGTGCCACAAATAGGTTCGCAGGGGGAGTTCGCTCCGTTCAGCGGAGTGCGTCGCGGAACGTCGGGTACGTCAGTCCCAGCACCGCGCCGTAGACGAGGTGGCCGACGAGACTCGTGACGTTCACGTTCGGAAGCGGCGGGTTCGCCGGCGACCCGACGGCGGAGAGCCAGATAGGCACCACCACGACGGCGAGGACGGCCCAGACGGCCATGCCGTATGCGATGCCGAGTCCGACGCTCTTCCCCGTCGTCAGATCCGTTCGCGTCGCCGCGATAGCGGCGAAGACGACGCCGAGTACCGCGCCGTGGGCCACGTGGATGGTGAATCCGGTCGCGCCGCCGGAGAGGAAGTACATCGAGGGGATGGCCACCTCGATGGCGACGAGTCCATCGAGCGCGACGGTCAGACGACGCTGATAGCCTCGCCGCCGAGGCGTTCCGTCACGGACTGGACGAAGTCGGAGCGCGTCGCCACGAAGTTCGCCCGCGAGGGGTCCGCAATCCAGAAGCGCGCTTCGAGTTCGACCGCCGAGTCGCCGAGTTCGGTGACGAGGACGGTCGGTTCGGGGTCGGTCAGAATCTCGGGGTTCTTCGCCGCCTCTTCGAGGACGACGGCGCGGACGCGAGAGACGTCCTCGTCGTAGCCGACACCGAACGCGACGCGTTGGCGGAGGGTGTCGTAGGCGACGGGGTTCGTCACGGCGTTGCCCGCGAGTTCCGAGTTGGGGACGGTGACGCGTTCGTTGTCGAACGTCCGGATGCGGGAGACGCGCAGGTCGATGTCCTCGACGCGGCCCGCCCGTTCGTTCCACTCCACCCAGTCGCCCACCTCGAACGGTTCGTCCTTCAGGATGAACACGCCCGCGACGAAGTTGCTCAACAGGTCCTGCGCGGCGAACCCGAGGGCCAGAGAGAGCGCACCGGCGACGGTGCCGAACGCGGCGATGACGCTTCCGAACCCGGCGACGGTGAACGCGAGGGCCAAGGCGAGCACGAAGACCAGCGCGTGCGTCACGTCCGTCGAGAGGCTCTGTACCGTCGCGTCGAAGCCGCGCTCTCTCACCAGTCGCCCCACCAAGGGGACGACGACCAGTCGGCCGAGCGTCCACACCAAGAGCAACGCCAGGACGAAGGCGACGACGCGCCCCACGAGCATTCCGTACGACCGGAGCAGTTCCGCGACGGACGACGGAATCGGGCCGCCCTGAGCGACGGGAGAGGACGCGGCGAGGGAGAACGGCATTCGCACGCCGGTACGCCCGTCCGCCTGTTCGGGATTTTGGCTCCGTTCGCGACTGTATCCATCTCCGGACAGTCTCGCTCGGAACCGTATTCCCCCAACCGGGACGTTATAACCGATGACGGGCAAAGGACGGACGTGGCAGAGACGAGCGGGCACATGCGGTTCTTCCCGTACGAACGGCCGTATCCGAATCAGCGCGAGGCGATGTCGGGCATCGCCGAGGCGCTAGACGAGGAGCGAGACGTGCTCATCGAGGGCGCGCCGGGGACGGGGAAGACGCTCTCGGCGTTGGTTCCGGCGTTGGAGTACGCACAGAGCGAGGACAAGACGGTGGTCATCACGACGAACGTCCACCAGCAGATGCGCCAGTTCGTCGAGGACGCGCGGGCCATCACCCGCGAGGAACCCATCCGCGCCGTCGTGTTCAAGGGGAAATCGTCGATGTGTCACATCGACGTGGAGTACCAGGAGTGTCAGACCCTCCGCGACACGACGCGCAGTTTAGTCGAGAAAGAGGAGGACCGCGAGGAACTGTCGGAGCAGGCGAACGCACTCGTCGAACGGATGCGGGAGGGCGAACAGGGCGCGGCGGAGGCCCGAACCGCCGTGACGGACGAACTCGACGAGTTAGACGAGGAACTCGAAGAACTGCGGGAGGGGAACATCTGCGAGTACTACCACAACAACCTCACCGAGAACACCGACGAGTTCTTCCAGTGGCTGTTCGACGACGTGCGGACGCCCGACGACATCTACGAGTACGCCGACCAGCGGAAACTCTGCGGCTACGAGCTTTTGAAAGAGGGGATGGAGGAGGTGGACTTGGTGGTCTGCAACTACCACCACCTGTTGGACCCGAACATCCGCGAGCAGTTCTTCCGCTGGTTGAACCGCGACCCCGAGGACGTCATCACCGTCTTCGACGAGGCGCACAACATCGAGTCGGCCGCCCGCGACCACGCGAGTCGGAGCCTCACCGAGAACACGCTCGAACAGGCGCTGAGCGAACTGGAAGACGCGGACGACTCCCGCACGGAGTCGGCGCGGAACGTCCTCTCGGCCTTCCTCGGTGCGCTCCGGGAAACGTACGACGACGCCCTCGGCTTCGGCGAGAGAGAACAGGTCGGCGACGACTGGCACGACCTCTCCATCGCCAACCGCGACAGGCGCGACGAGTTGACGCTGACGTTCCTCGACCGCTACGAGGGCCGCGGCATCGACACGGAGGTGGACCTCGCCCTCCAGTTGGGCAAGCGCCTCGACAGGGAGTACGAGGAGGCGTACAAGGACGGCGAGACGACGACCAGAAAGGAGTGTCAGACCCTGCAGGCCGCGGAGTTCGTCGCGGCGTGGATGGCCGACGGCGCGAAACTCGGCCAGCACCCGATGTGCTCGGTCCGGCGCGACGGCGGCACCGAGGAGGTGTACGGCCGCGCGGAACTGTACACCTGCATCCCACGCGAGGTGACGGAGACGCTGTTCGAGGAGGTGCACGCGAGCATCCTGATGAGCGCGACGCTCCGCCCGTTCGACGTGGCCGAGGACGTTCTCGGCCTCTCGGACCCGAAGACGATGGCCTACGGGTTGGAGTACCCCGAGGAGAACCGCCGGACGCTGGCCGTCGAGACGCCCGCCCTGTTCAAGAGCGAACGCGAGGAACCGCGGACGCAAGAGAAACTGACGGACGTGCTCGCGGACGCCTCCCGGTTCACGCCGGGGAACACGCTCGTGTTCTTCCCGTCGTACTCCGAGGCCGAACGCTACCACGAACGACTCACGGAGCGGATGGACGTGACCGACCGACTCCTCTTGGACGAGGCGGGCACGCCCACCGAGGAACTGCGGCAGACGTTCGTAGCGCACGACGGTGCCGTCCTCTTGACCTCCCTGTGGGGAACGCTCGCGGAGGGCGTGAGCTTCGACGGCGACGACGCGCGAACCGTCGTCGTCGTGGGCGTCCCCTACCCGCACCTCTCGGAACGGATGGAGGCGATACAGGACGCCTACGACAGGGCGTACGGCGACAGGCGGGAGGCGGGGTGGCGCTACGCCGTCGAGATTCCGACGATTCGGAAGACGCGGCAGGCCCTCGGGCGCGTCATCCGGTCGCCGGAGGACTTCGGCGTGCGCGTCGTCGCGGACAAACGCTACACGCGGGCGAGTTCCGAGATGGGCAAGTACGGCGTCCGTTCGACGTTCCCCCCGGAGGAGCGCGCGGAACTCGTAGACGTCGCGCCGGGGAAACTGAAGTTCGCGATGCTGAACTTCTACGCCGACCACGACGCCTACGACGGCGCGCCGCCGAGCCCCTGACGCCGAGTCGCGGGAGGGTGTGCTAACCGCTACCACTTCGAACGGCTCATACGCGTTCGGCCCAACACGGACACGATGAGCACCCAGCCCCCCGGACCGAAGGGCGTGCCGGTGTTCGGCAGCAGTCGGCACTACGCGAGGGACCCCTTCACCTTCCTGACGAACGTGGCCGAGGCGTACGGCGACGTGATCCACTTCGGACTCGGACCCATCGACACGTACATGCTCACCAACCCCGCCGACGTAGAGCGGGTGTTGGTGACCGAGGACGCGAAGTTCCACAAGCCGGACTTCCAAGACGACGCCATCGGAACGCTCCTCGGAGACGGCCTGCTCCTGAGCGAGGGCGAGACGTGGCGCAAACAGCGCGAACTCGCGAAACCGGCGTTCGACCCGCGGCGCATCGCGTCGCTGTCCGGCGTGATGACCGACCACGCGACGGCGATGGTCGAGGAGTGGGAAGACGGCGACGTACGCGACGTGCAGTTGGAGATGGCGCGCGTCACGGTGAAGATTATCGTCGAGGCGATGTTCGGGGCGAGCATCGACGACGAACGGACGCGGGTGGTCCAAGCGAACCTCGAACCGTTGGGGAGGCGCTTCGAGCCCGACCCGTTCCGCTTTCTCGTCCCCGACTGGGCCCCGACGAAGGAGAACCGCGAGTACAAGCGGTCCGTGCGGGTTCTCGAAGGTATCATCGACGAGATAGTGGCCGAACGGACGGGAACCGAGAGCGACCCCTCGGCGACGGTCACCGACGCGCCGGAGGAGAGAGCGCCGAGGGACCTCCTGTCGGTGCTCCTGCGCGCGAAGAAGCGGGGCGACCAGACCGACGAGCAACTCCGCGACGAGATGATGACGATGCTACTCGCGGGCCACGACACGACGGCATTGACGCTGACGTACGCGTGGTACCTGCTGTCGCAACACCCCGAGGCGGAGGCGAAGGTTCACGAGGAACTCGACGCCGTCTGCGGCGGCGAGACGCCGACGATGGCCGACGTGCGGCGGTTCGACTACATCGAGCGGGTGTTACAGGAGGCGATGCGACTCTACCCGCCGGTGTACGTCATCTTCCGCGAACCGCAGGTGGACGTACGCCTCGGCGGCTATCGCGTGCCCGAAGGCTCCGCGGTGATGCTGCCGCAGTGGGTCGTCCACCGGTCGCCGCGGTGGTACGACTCGCCCGAGGAGTTCGACCCCGACAGGTGGCTCCCCGAACGGCGCGCGAAGCGCCCGCGGTTCTCGTACTTCCCGTTCGGCGGCGGGCCGCGCCACTGCATCGGCAAGCAGTTCTCGATGCTCGAAGCGCAACTGATACTCGGCACCGTCGCTCAGCGGTACGAACTGGAGTACGTCCGCGAGAAACCGTTCGACCTGCGCGGGTCGCTGACGATGCACCCCGACGAACCGATGGGGATGCGACTGCGGGCGCGCGATTAACCCCGAAGCGGCAACCGCGCCGCCGCCTCTCGGTAGCGGGCGTCCCAGACGGCGAGTTCGTTCACCGTCCAGCGCACGTCGTCTATCTCTCTGTCGGCCAACGCCTCGGCGTCGGCTACCCGCCCGCCGCGGGCCAGCGTCACGTGCGGCGTGTACTCGTCGGCCTCCATCCCCTCGACGACGCCGAACTCCCGGCAGAGGTCGTAATGTAAGTCGGAGAGTCCAGAGCTCTCGATTCGGAGGTAGACGACCGGCCCCTCCCCGCGGGTGGGCCGTTCGAAGAAGTCGATGCCGTCCGTCCGCACCTCGAACGGCGGCCGCCCCGAAAGCACCGAACGCAGTCGCTCTCTGACGTGCGGGAGCGAATCCTCGCCCTCCAGTCGCTTGACGACGAGCGTGTGCCGCTCTCGGACCTTCTCGAACGGCGAGAGAAGCGGAAACAGGTCCTCGGCGAGTCGTTCGACGCTCCCCGGGGCGAGGATGTTCAGGCTGAACACGTCTTCGAGTGACCCCGGCGTGTGAAGAACGCGTCGGGACGCGTCAATCGAACAGGTAGCCCCCGGCGGCGACGTGGTGTTCGAAGCTGACGGCGACGGCCGAGGGGTCGGCCTTCGGGGGGAGCGCGGTCGTACAGACGGCGACGACGGAGACGGCGTCGGCCGACCGGCCCTGCCAACTGACGGTGTAGCCGTCTTCCTTTAATCCGGTCACCGGCGGCGAATCCCACGTCTTCGGGGCCTTCGGTCGGACCGTTCCGGTGTCGAGGGGCGCGTCCGCGGAGACGACGACGGACTGACCGCCGGACAGCACCGTGTACCTGCCAGCCTGAGACGGCTTCACGTCGCCGTCGGGGGTGTTGTGGACGAGATTCAGCGACCCGGCGAACCCGAGGTTGACGCCGAGTGCGCGGACGCGAACGCTCGTCTTCGGTTCGTACCCGCCCGGAAGTTCCGGCAGTCGGGCCGTCTCCGTCAGGGGGCGCGCGCCCGCCCACAGAAGCCACGCGTCTATCCTGTCGCCGTCGGGCCTCTCGCCGAGGTGGTAGCGCGCGACGGCGAAGTCGGCGCGAACGAGTCCGTCGCCGTCGTCGGTCCACGACTCGCGTCCGGTCGTGAACTCCTCCGTCCACGCGGTCACGAACGACGAGTCGTCCGGCGGACTCCGGGCCCCGAAGATGCCGTGGTCTCCGTACCGCGCCCGCATCTCGTCGCGGTAGTCGCGGAACGCCGCGGCGTCGAGGCCCGACCCGTCGAACTGGTTCGACCCGCCGCCCTCGGAGGAGATGGCGCGGGGGGCGGCGCACCCGGCGGCGGAGGCGAGTCCGAGTGCGGCGACGGTGCCGCCGAGTCGGCGGAGGAAGTGCCGTCTGTTCGGAGAGGAGGGCTCTCGTGTCATCTGGAGACTGTTCAACTATAGCGGATATAACGTCATCGACGGAGAACGAACGGCGAGTCGAACGTCGATATTTGTGCCGCCCACGGGACACGCTTAATGTTGCTCGACGGTAACGTTTCACTATGGCAAGCGTCTTCCGCACGCTGGGACGGCTATCGGCCCGCGGGCCGCCGGACTGGTTGGTCACCGCACTGACCGCCGTCGTCGCCGTCGCAGTCGCCCTCCTCGTCCTCCCTCCCGACCCGGTGGTAGTGGTCGGCGCAGTGATTCTGGCGCTCGCCGTCACCACCCTCTACAGCGCCGTCGAGTTCGTCCAAGCGTACGAGCGTCGGGCGCTGACCGTCCTCGGTCGGTACCGGAAGCTGCTCGAACCGGGGTTGAACGTCGTCCCGCCGTTCGTCTCGAAGACGTACCGCTTCGACATGCGGACGCAGACGCTCGACGTGCCGCCGCAGGAGGCCATCACGGAGGACAACTCGCCGGTCACCGCCGACGCCGTCGTCTACATCAGGGTGATGGACGCAAAGCGGGCGTTCCTCGAAGTCGACGACTACGAGCGGGCCGTGTCGAACCTCGCACAGACGACGCTCCGGGCCGTCATCGGCGACATGGAACTCGACGAGACGCTGTCGCGCCGCGAGGAGATAAACCGCCGAATCCGCGAGGAACTCGACGAACCCACCGACGAGTGGGGCGTCCGCGTCGAGAGCGTCGAGGTCCGCGAGGTGAAGCCGTCGATGGAAGTCCAAAGCGCGATGGAACAGCAGGCGGGCGCCGAACGCCGCCGCCGCGCGATGATTCTCGAAGCGCAGGGTGAGCGTCGCTCTGCCGTCGAACGCGCAGAGGGTGAGAAGCAGTCGAACATCATCCGCGCGCAGGGCGAAAAGCAGAGCCAGATTCTCGAAGCGCAGGGCGACGCCATCTCGACGGTCCTGCGCGCGCGGTCCGCCGAGTCGATGGGCGAACGCGCCATCGTCGAACGGGGGATGGAGAGTCTCGCTCGCATCGGCGAGTCGCCCTCGACGACGTACGTCCTCCCGCAGGAACTCACCTCGCTTCTCGGGCGCTACGGCCGGCAACTCACCGACAGCGACCTACAGGAGTCGGCGGCGTTGGAGAGCAACGACTTCGACGCCGAGACGCAGGAACTCCTCGGACTGAACGACGTCGAGGAGATTCTGGCCGGGACGAACGGCGACATCGGAAACGGCGAGAACATCGCCGGGCGGTCCGACGCCACGGAGAGCGAGTACGAGGAGCGCTGACTCACCCGCGCGCGTTCGTCCGCGACACCGACGAGACAGCCGCGAGGTCCAACACCTCTTCTGCGAACCGTTCGACGCGGGTCCAGTCGGTGTACTCGTAGTCCCGTCGCGGGTCAGTATCGCCGCCCATCTTCGCGACGATTCTCCGCATGACGAACCGCTTGAGGAAGCCGTACTCGCCGTACTTCAACGCGCCGCCGACCGTCGCCGTCCGGTCGGGCGACCACCGCGCGTTCGCGGTGAACCGTTCGACGTACTCTTCGGCCTTCTCCCGAATCTCCGGGTCGTCGCTGGCCGCCGAGAGACTGACAGAGAAAAAGCCCGAGGGAACCGAACGGAGCGCGTTTCGGTGGTTCTCGGCGAACTCCGAGACGGACCGCTGGTGGGACCCGCCGTGTATCGACCCGCCGACGAAGACGGCGTCGAACGACGCGGGGTCGACGTCCGCGTGCGGGGCGTCGAGGTTCACGAGCGTCGTCTCCGCGCCGCGCCGGTCGGCGACGACGGCGATTCGCTCTGCGACCGCCCGCGTCTGTCCCTCGGTCGTGGCGTAGGCGACGAGTACCGTTCCGGAGTCGGACGGGGGAGCGGAGGCGTCCATACCGGGCGCAACGCGGCGAACCCTCAAGGCTCTACGGCGACGTTCGGGTTCGGGAGAGAGTCAGTCCGCGAGACGGGAACGGCCGCGGTCACTCCGAGAGCGTCCGCCCGACGAGCGAACGTTCGTTCTCGTAGGTGAGACAGTCCGTCGCCGACGACGGCGAGAGCCACGTCCGGTCGTCTATCTCTTCGTCGGGGACGAATCGGTACGCCTCGACCAACGACATCCGCCAGACGAAGACGCCTTTCGGTCCCTGCCGACCGGCGTCGTACTGGTAGCGCCCGGCGAAGGGGCCGCACTCGACGGCGCACCGCGTCTCCTCGCGAACCTCGCGGACGGCCGTCTCGACCAGCGACTCGCCCGGTTCGAGTTTCCCCTTCGGGAGCACCCAGTCGTCGTACCGCGGTCGGTGGACGAGACAGAGGCGGCCGTCGCCCCGGCGGAGCAACCCGCCCGCGGCGAACGTCACCACGGTCAGAACTCGTCCGGCGGCGCGAGTCCGTCGTCGGGGTCGCTCTCGGGGGCGACGCCCTCCTCCTCGTCCAAGTCGAACTCCTCGCGCAGTTTCCGGATTCTGTCGCGGATGTCGGCGGCGAGTTCGAATTCGAGGTTGTCGGCGGCCTCCTGCATCCGGTCTCGGAGGTAGGCGACCTGCTGTTTGGCCTCCTCCTCGTTTCCGGGGGCGTCGCCCGTCGCCTTCGAGGTGTCCGTCTTGCTCCCGGGGAGGTTCGTCTCGCCGACGGCCTTCTCGATGGTCGTCGGTTCGTAGCCGTGTTCCTCGTTGAACTCCTGTTGGATTTCGCGGCGGCGTTGGGTCTCCTCGATGGCCGACTCCATCGCGTCGGTCCGCTTGTCGGCGTACAGAACCACCTCGCCTTCGACGTTGCGGGCGGCGCGACCCATCGTCTGAATCAGCGTCGTCTCCGACCTGAGGAAGCCCTCTTGGTCGGCGTCGAGGATGGCGACCAAGGAGACTTCGGGGATGTCGAGACCCTCCCGGAGGAGGTTGATGCCGACCAGCACGTCGATTTCCCCGAGGCGTAAGTCGCGGATGAGTTCGTGGCGTTCGAGCGTGTCCGTCTCGTCGTGCATGTAGGCGACGGAGACGCCCGACTCTTCGAGGTACTCGGTGAGGTCCTCGGCCATCCGCTTGGTCAGGGTGGTGACGAGGGTTCGCTCGCCGCGTTCGATTCGCTCGTCGATGCGGTCCATCAGGTCGTCCACCTGTCCGGTGGCGTCCTCGACTTCCACCTTCGGGTCCACGAGGTGCGTCGGGCGGACGATCTGCTCGGCAATCTGCTCGGACTGTTCGCGTTCGTAGTCGCCCGGCGTCGCACTCACGAACAGTTTCTTGTCCGTCTTCTCTTGGAACTCCTCGAACGTCAGCGGGCGGTTGTCGTACGCCGTCGGGAGGCGGAAGCCGTTCTCCACGAGGGAGTCCTTCCGCGATTTGTCGCCCGCGAACTGACCTTTGATCTGCGGGAGCGTCTGGTGGGACTCGTCGACGACGGTGAGGAAGTCGTCGGGGAAGTAATCGAGCAGGGTGTACGGCGGGTCGCCCGAGTCGCGGTCGGACATGTGGACGGAGTAGTTCTCGATGCCCGAACAGTAGCCCGTCTCCCTGAGCATCTCGATGTCGAAGGTGGTCCGCTCTTCGATTCGCTGGGCGGCGACGAGGTCACCCTGTCGTTCGAAGTAGCGGACGCGTTGCTCCTTCAGTTCCTCTATCTCCGAGATGGCCTGCTCTAACTTGTCCTCGGGGATGGAGTAGTGCTCCGCCGGGTGGACGAGGACGGCGGGTTCCTCGGAGACGACCTCCCCCTGCAGGGGGTCGAGCTTCATCATGCGGTCTATCTCGTCGCCCCAGAACTCGATGCGGACGGCGTAGCGACCGTACATCGGGAACACCTCGACGGTGTCGCCGCGGACGCGGAAGGTACCCTGCTGGAAGTCCACGTCGTTTCGCTCGTAGTTGAGGTCGACGAGTCGGCCGAGCAGTTCGTCCCGGTCGATTCGGTCGCCGACTTCCAGACGGAGGGACATGTCGGTGTAGTTCTTCGGGTCGCCGAGGCCGTAGATGGCCGAGACGGAGGCGACGACGATGACGTCGTCGCGGGTGAGGAGCGAACGCGTCGCGGAGTGTCGCAGGCGGTCTATCTCCTCGTTTATCGACATGTCCTTGTCGATGTAGGTGTCCGTCTGTTCGACGTACGCCTCCGGTTGGTAGTAGTCGTAGTAGGAGACGAAGTACTCCACCGCGTTGTCGGGGAAGAGGTTCCGGAACTCCTCGTACAGTTGGGCGGCGAGCGTCTTGTTGTGGGCGATGACGAGCGTCGGCTTCTGAATCTCCTCTATCAGCCACGAGACGGTGTTGGTCTTGCCGGACCCGGTGACGCCGAGGAGCGTCTGGGTGTCCATCCCCTGTTCGTAGCCGCGAGCTAGCTTCTCTATGGCCTCCGGTTGGTCACCGGCGGGGTCGAACGGGGCGTCCACGCGGAAGTCGCGGTCCGCCGCCGGGCGGTCGGGAGAGAGCGGTCCCTTCTCCGAACCGGACGTGTCGCTCATTGCTCGCCGGTACGTGTCCGACGTACTTGAGGGAGACGGTCATCGCCGTTTCGGCGGCGAGAGACGCGCGCGAGACCCCCCCGACCCCGCGAGAGTGGTCCGTCACGGGCGGCCGCAAAGGCGGCCGTCGGAGGAACTATTTTGCGAGGGGAATGGGAACGGCGACACATGGCGCACGAAGAACTCCAGAACGCGAGCGACGAACTCCGCGCGGCCGCCGAAGCGGCGTCCGGCGACCTGCAGTCGCGCATCTACGACCAGTCGAACCAGTTGGCCGACCTCGCCGCCGCCGAACGCGGCCCGGACCACGGCCGACTCGCCCGACACATGAACGCACTCACCGAAATCAAAGAGGAGACGGACGGCGAAGTGAAAGAACGAGTCGAGTCGGCGTACGACCACGTGAAGGAGTACCGCTCCGGCGTCTCGGGCGTCTGACGGTCGTCAGACCCTCTCCCGCCCGAAACCCCTCCGTTTCAAGTGGAGATTGAGAACAGTTCGCATCGGGTGGGAGTGCAGAAGCGGAAGGGTTGCGGAGGCGGTATCGGACACCGAGTCGTACCGGGAGCGAACGAAGTGAGCGACCGGCCTTTTTGGTCCAGATTTTTGGGGGGTTCGAGCGCGTCGCCGAACTGCGTTCGGCTGCCCACCGGACGAAGTCCGGTGACGCCGGAGGCGCGCGAGGACCCCCTGTAAAAAGGGGAGGGCCTAGCAGACGTTCTTCGGCTTGACGCCCATCGACTCGAGCGTCTCGACGTACTCGTCGTAGGCGCCCTCCACGACGGCGTCGGCGGCGTCGCGGGCGACGTCCCAGTCGTCGTCGCCCTCGCACGTCTCGTCTAACGCCGCCGCGACTCGGTCGCGGGCGTCCTCGACGTCGCCGCGCAGGTCGCGAAACTCCGAGGCGGTGCGGGGGTCGGCGTCGCCGACGAAGAAGCCGACCATCTGCTCGACGTGTTTCTGCGCGACGAGGTAGCGCCCGAGGAGGCCGCCGAGGCGGGGGACGGTGTCCTCGAACTCGGCGAGTCGGGCGTCCGTCTCGGGCGTCTCGCCGCGTTCGTGGTCGTCCGGCGCGACCGAGTCGGCGTGGTCGCGGGCCGTCGCCGCGAGTTCCTCGTAGAGCGATGCGGCGGCGTCGTCGTCCTCGTCGGCCGCCCACTCGTCGAGGACCGACGCGAGGGAGCGCGCGTCGTCCGCGGCGGCGGCGCGGACGGGACCGGCGTCCATCTCGCCGCCGGTGAGGGCGTACAGCGCCTTCGAGGAGCCGAGTCGGGAGAAGGGCGTCTCGTGGTCGTCGCGGAGTTCGTCGGCGAGGTCCTGACCGTTCATACCCCGTCGTACGGCGTATCGGACTTTGTAACCATCGACATGGGGAACGCGATGGAAGTACGCGTCGCAGGGAGACGGTTCGGGCGTCGGATCCGAGCGAGACCCCCGAGCGCGTTTGAGACGCGCTATCACGGGCGACGTTGCCC encodes:
- a CDS encoding transcription antitermination protein gives rise to the protein MNGQDLADELRDDHETPFSRLGSSKALYALTGGEMDAGPVRAAAADDARSLASVLDEWAADEDDDAAASLYEELAATARDHADSVAPDDHERGETPETDARLAEFEDTVPRLGGLLGRYLVAQKHVEQMVGFFVGDADPRTASEFRDLRGDVEDARDRVAAALDETCEGDDDWDVARDAADAVVEGAYDEYVETLESMGVKPKNVC
- the uvrB gene encoding excinuclease ABC subunit UvrB, translated to MSDTSGSEKGPLSPDRPAADRDFRVDAPFDPAGDQPEAIEKLARGYEQGMDTQTLLGVTGSGKTNTVSWLIEEIQKPTLVIAHNKTLAAQLYEEFRNLFPDNAVEYFVSYYDYYQPEAYVEQTDTYIDKDMSINEEIDRLRHSATRSLLTRDDVIVVASVSAIYGLGDPKNYTDMSLRLEVGDRIDRDELLGRLVDLNYERNDVDFQQGTFRVRGDTVEVFPMYGRYAVRIEFWGDEIDRMMKLDPLQGEVVSEEPAVLVHPAEHYSIPEDKLEQAISEIEELKEQRVRYFERQGDLVAAQRIEERTTFDIEMLRETGYCSGIENYSVHMSDRDSGDPPYTLLDYFPDDFLTVVDESHQTLPQIKGQFAGDKSRKDSLVENGFRLPTAYDNRPLTFEEFQEKTDKKLFVSATPGDYEREQSEQIAEQIVRPTHLVDPKVEVEDATGQVDDLMDRIDERIERGERTLVTTLTKRMAEDLTEYLEESGVSVAYMHDETDTLERHELIRDLRLGEIDVLVGINLLREGLDIPEVSLVAILDADQEGFLRSETTLIQTMGRAARNVEGEVVLYADKRTDAMESAIEETQRRREIQQEFNEEHGYEPTTIEKAVGETNLPGSKTDTSKATGDAPGNEEEAKQQVAYLRDRMQEAADNLEFELAADIRDRIRKLREEFDLDEEEGVAPESDPDDGLAPPDEF
- a CDS encoding DUF7553 family protein, translated to MAHEELQNASDELRAAAEAASGDLQSRIYDQSNQLADLAAAERGPDHGRLARHMNALTEIKEETDGEVKERVESAYDHVKEYRSGVSGV